The Syntrophaceae bacterium genomic interval TGGTGATATCGGTCGATATGCAGGAGACGGTCCTGCTGCGCCTCCTCGATGAAATCGCATTCTTCGATGTCTTCGAAGACGATGAAATCGTCAATCTCATGAAGATTGCCGCATGGGTAGACGTTCCGGTGAACCAGCGCATCATACGGGAGGGGGAACTGGACCTCAGGATGTACGTGCTGGTGAAGGGCCAGGCGGACGTGCTCTTCCGGGGCAAGACGATCGCCGGCCTTCAGGCGGGGGACATTTTCGGCGAAGTCGGTCTCATGGGAAAGCCCCGGATCGCCCACGTCGAAGCGCGGACGGACTGCCTGATGCTGGCCTTCGGCGCGGACGACCTGAACCGCTTGATTCCCGATCTGCAGGTG includes:
- a CDS encoding cyclic nucleotide-binding domain-containing protein yields the protein MISVDMQETVLLRLLDEIAFFDVFEDDEIVNLMKIAAWVDVPVNQRIIREGELDLRMYVLVKGQADVLFRGKTIAGLQAGDIFGEVGLMGKPRIAHVEARTDCLMLAFGADDLNRLIPDLQVKFLRRVLEAVFSRLQKSNIQKWMQPSGRRKSRGGSDTIELMPPGTMTGTRGVRD